The DNA segment TTTCTGATGATCCTTTTAAATCCTAACGAAATTTCTTTTCCTGATCCTTTTTTACTGAAATCGGAATCAGGTGTGATGGCTGTTGGTGGAGACTTATCTCCCGAAAGATTGCATTTTGCTTACCAACTTGGTTTATTCCCTTGGTACAATCCGGGTGAGGAAATTCTTTGGTGGTGCCCCGATCCTCGTTTTGTGCTCTTTCCAAAAGATTTAAAAGTTTCCAAATCAATGAGAAAGATTCTTCGTGATGAGGTTTTTACTTTTACTGAAAATCACTGTTTTCGGGATGTAATGGAGGAGTGCCAAAATATTTTTCGAAAAGATCAGGATGGAACATGGATTTCAGAAGAGTTGATCGATTCATTTGTAAATCTAAATCAGAAAGGAATCGCCAAAAGCATTGAAGTCTGGCAAAATGAAGAATTAGTAGGTGGTTTTTATGGGATCCAGATTGGTAAAGTATTCTGTGGTGAAAGTATGTTTGCAAAAGTGAGCAATGCTTCCAAAGCGGGATTTATATATTTCATTCAAAAGTACCAGGACAGTCTGGAGTTAATTGATTGTCAAATTCATTCAGAACATTTGGAAAGTCTTGGCGCAACCATGATTTCTAAACTGGACTACTTAAAAATATTAAAAAATAACAACCATGAATCCTGAAAAAGAAAAGTGGATTTTACTGATAGTTCTTTCCATTATTTGGGGTTCGTCATTTATCCTTATTAAGAAATCACTCGAACATTTCAATCCTTATGAAGTTGGTGCTTTGCGGGTGCTAATTGCAGGAATTCTTCTTCTCCCAATGGCGATCACGAATTTTAAAAAATTTCCAAAGAAGCATTTAAAGTGGTTGATCCTGGCAGCCGTAACAGGAAATTTTATCCCCATGTTTCTTTTTCCTATCGCTGAAACTTCTGTTAGCAGTAGTATTGCAGGAATCGTTAATTCGATGATGCCTATTTTTATCATCATTGTAGGATTTCTTTTCTGGAAATTTTCTACCACGAAGAGACAATTGCTTGGTGTGGGAATTAGTTTTTTTGGAGCTTGCCTTTTGGCACTTTCCGGAGGCGAGAGTGGGGAGTTAAAACTGGTGCCAGTTCTCTTATTATTACTAGCGACTTTATGTTATGCCATTTCAATGACTACGGTTAAATCGAAACTTCACGAAATTCCAGCTAAAATTTTGTCAGCGTTCGTATTTTCATTTGTGCTGATTGGGCCTTCTTTGATCGCTTTGGTTTTTGCAGGATTTTTTCAGGACCTTCATCCAAACAAAGGATTGTTTATAGGATTGGGGTTTGTGAGTTTGTTATCCATTTTTGGAACGGGATTGGCGATGATGCTTAATTATCGTCTCTTGAACATCTCTACACCACTTTTTGCTTCTACGGTGACATTGTTAATGCCAGTAGTTGCGGTGATCTGGGGAATCTTGGATGGTGAAAAGCTTACGCCAATGCAGCTTGTAGGTGGTTTAATAATTATTGCCGGACTTATTTTCCTAAGAGCGAAATCCCCTAAAAAACAAAAACCACAAGACCCAAAAGTCGTGCGGTTTTAAATAAATCTAATAAAAAGTAAAAATGAAAGGCTACAAAGATATATAAAATTAAAAATACGATACAAGCTTTCTCTGTAAAAATTTAATAATATCGAAAATTATTTCCTTTTTAATATTTTGCTAAATTTGACTAATGTTTATTAAAGATTATATTTCCAAAGATTACCCGGCATTCAATACCAGCGATTCTATTGAAGTGGCGAATGAAATGGCAAAAGAATTTGGCTATTCGCATGTTTTTATCAAAAAGAAAGGAATTTACCAGGGCGCTTTAAGTCAGCCTTTTTTAGAGGAAAGTCCTGAAGGAAGTCTTGCGACTTTGGAGCATCATTACGAGAAATTCGCTTTACTGAATGATGGAAATGTGCTGGATTCTATAAGGCTTTTCCATACTTTTAACAGTAATGTTGTGCCGATCATCAACAAGCTTGAAAAATATGAAGGCTATCTTACGTGTGATGATCTGTTTTCTGAATTTGCGAAATATCCTTTGTTTTCAGAAAATGGAGCTTTGCTTGTCGTTCAGATCAATAAGAGAAGTTATTCAATGACCGAGGTTTGCAAAATTGTAGAATCGAATAATGCTAAAATTTACGGATGTTATATAAGTGCTTTTGAAGGTGACGATGTACAGATTAGTCTAAAGATCAGCAGCGAGAACCTGAGCTCGATCGATGAAACCTTTGAAAGATATGGTTACAGTGTGGTTCATAAATATTATGATGATGAAAAAGAAGAACTCTTGAAAGATAGATTCGGTTTTTTTCAAAAATATATGGAATTCTAGATGATAAAGGCAGCCATTTATTCGCAGAAAAATGATTTAGATACGTTTTTGTATCTAAGTAAATTTGTGTCCGAACTTGAGAAACGAGGCATTCAGGCAATCCTTTATGAAGAAATGGCAAAAGCAATGCAGTTCTCAAAAGGTTTTGAAACTTTTGCTTCAAAAGAAGATCTAAAAGAGAAAAAAGTAGATTACTTTTTTACTTTTGGTGGAGATGGAACGATTGTAAATTCTTTGCTTTTCGTACAGGACTTAGAAATACCAGTGGTAGGTGTGAATACCGGAAGATTAGGTTTTTTGGCAAGTTTTACCAAAGAAGAAATTTTCCTTGAATTAGATGGGATCATTAGAGGCGAGGTTAAGATCAGTGCCCGCTCCGTCATTGAAATTGTTTCCCCAAACAATTCAATGTTTTTTCCTTTCGCACTAAATGATTTAACGATTTCCAGGAAGGAAACCACGGCTATGATTACGGTAGAATCTTACATCAACGGTGAGTTTCTTAATACTTTTTGGGGAGATGGACTTATTATCTCTACTCCTACAGGATCTACGGCGTATTCCTTAAGTTGCGGTGGACCTATTATTACGCCCAACAATAATAACTTTGTTATCACGCCAATTGCACCTCATAATTTAAATGTTCGTCCTCTTATTGTAAATGATGATGTGGAAATTCGTTTAAACGTGAAAAGCCGTGTCCCACAATATTCACTATCACTTGATTCCCGTCTTTTTCATATGGAAACAGATGTGGAAGTGATTTTACGGAAGGCACATTTCAAACTTCTACTGGTGCATCCTAATAATTTAAGTTTTTACGAAACCATACGTCAGAAATTGCTGTGGGGCAATGACAAAAGAAATTAAATGTTTCAGTTAAAATTCTTAACTTTACTGTTCCAAAAACAGCAAAAAATAAATCTATAAAAATATCAGTTATGAGCAAAAAGTTTCCGGCAGGAGTTGCCACAGGACAAATGGTTACGGACATTTTTCAGTTCGCAAAAGAAAATAAATTTGCACTTCCCGCGGTTAATGTGATTGGTTCCAGCAATGTAAATGCGACCATGGAAACTGCAGCGAGATTAAATTCACCTGTAATTATCCAATTCTCTAACGGTGGAGCAGCCTTCAACGCCGGGAAAGGATTAAGCAATGATGCACAGAAAGCGGCTATCTTAGGTGGTGTAGCTGGTGCAAAGCATATTCATACTTTAGCAGAAGCTTATGGAGCGACTGTAATTTTGCATACTGATCATTGTGCTAAGAAATTATTGCCTTGGATTGATGGATTGATGGATGCTAATGAAGAGTTTTTTGCACAAACCGGCAAATCGCTTTATTCTTCACATATGCTTGATCTGTCAGAGGAGCCAATCGAAGAAAACTTGGATATTTCTTATAAGTATTTCGAAAGAATGGCTAAGATGGGAATGACGTTGGAAATTGAACTTGGTATTACGGGTGGTGAAGAAGATGGAGTTGATAATTCTGGCGTAGATTCTTCAAAATTATATACGCAACCAGATGAGGTGGCTTATGCTTATGAAAGATTAAATGCAATTTCACCAAACTTTACCATAGCTGCTGCTTTTGGAAATGTTCATGGTGTTTACAAACCTGGAAATGTAAAATTGACTCCAAAGATTCTTGATAATTCTCAGAAGTTTGTAGAAGAGAAATTTGGTCTTGGAGCGAAACCAATTAACTTTGTATTCCATGGTGGTTCCGGTTCTTCACATGAAGAAATTAGAGAAGCCATCGATTATGGAGTGATCAAAATGAATATTGATACCGATTTGCAATTTGCTTATACAGAAGGAATTAGAGACTATATGGTTAATAATATAGAATATCTGAAAAGTCAAATCGGAAATCCAGATGGTTCTGATAAACCAAATAAGAAATATTACGATCCAAGAGGCTGGATGAGAAAAGGAGAGGAAACTTTCGGTAAAAGATTAGAACAAGCCTTCGAAGATCTTAACAATATCAATACGTTGTAATTAAACAGTTTTAGATTCTATTTTTAAAATCAATTTGTTTTTATTTGTAGTCTGAAATTTGTAATCTAAAATTTAAATAAATGGCATTCGACTGGTTTAAAAGAAAAACACAGAATATCACGACCTCTACGGAAGATAAAAAAGATGTTCCGAAAGGACTTTGGCATCAAACGCTCACGGGGAAGATCATCGAACACGAAGAATTAAAAGCGAATAATTATGTGTCTCCGGAAGATGGTTTCCATGTAAGAATTGGCAGTAAAGAATTCTTTTCTATTCTTTTTGATGAGAATACATTCACAGAACTTGATGCGAATGTTGAAAGTGTGGATATGCTCCAGTTTAAGGATACAAAATCGTACACCGACCGCTTGAAAGAAGTAAAAGCCAAAACAAAACTAACCGACTCGATCCGAAATGCAGTAGGAACTGTAAATGGAGAAAAGATGGTGATCTCATGTATGGACTTTAGCTTTATCGGGGGATCATTAGGTTCTGTGATGGGCGAGAAAATCCGTCGTGCTGTTGATTACTGTATTGAGCATAAACTCCCCTACATGATTATCTGCCAGTCAGGTGGAGCAAGAATGCAGGAGGCAACTTATTCTTTGATGCAGCTGGCGAAAGTTCAGTCAAAATTAGCGCAGCTTTCAGAAGCTGGGTTATTATATATCGCTTATTTATGTGATCCTACTTTTGGTGGAATTACGGCTTCTTTTGCAATGACCGCAGATATTATCATGGCAGAACCCGGTGCGTTGATCGGCTTCGCTGGTCCACGGGTAATTCGTGAAACCATTGGTAAAGATTTACCTGAAGGATTCCAGACGTCTGAATTTTTGCAGGAAAAAGGATTTGTTGATTTTATCGTTAAAAGAACAGAAATTAAAGATAAAGTTTCCAAAACAGTAAAATTATTAAGCCACGCGTAAAAATATATAAATAATTAAATGATCTCACCTCAATATAGGTGGGATTTCTTTTGATGAGAAATTTCAAAATTATATTTACTACGCTGCGATCACTAAGTTTCGGTAAGATGATGAAACTTTTGAAGTTAACGTTGCCACATCCTCTTTTTTCGATTTTGGGACTTTATGCTACGTTAAGAAGTTTTTCCTTAGCTCAAAAGCATTTTCCAAAAACGCATTCTAATAATGGAGTAGGCAATGCATTTCGTCATTCACTTTGGACTTGCTTGATCATGATGTATTGCTGTAAAATTTCTTCACCTGAGAAAGCATTGGATTATTGCAAAAAAATGACTGATCTGCACGAAGAACTTTTCCCTAATAAACCGCTCGAAACCAAGATGGATTTGCACAATAACCAAGTTGGTTTAGATTATTTTATGCAAATGCTTTCCGGTGTTCACAGACAGTTTTTTGAGACGAACTTTTTCGTTGATGAACTAAAGAGCAAAACTAAAACTGCAAAAGTGTTGAAAACGCTTAATGATGATTTTAAAGGTGATTTGGTTTATCTAGAGAAATAAATCGGATTATTTCTTTGAAATTCTATAAAATTTACCGCTATCCGTGATGCTGTATAGATTTCCATCCTGTCCACTGAGAATATCTCGGAATCGTTCATTTTGATCTTCCAGTAGCCATTCTTCACCAACCACCTTATTGTTTATGATGACTAATCGGATAATTTTTTCACCACTAAGGCATCCCAGCATCATGTTGTTTTTCCACTCATCGATATTGCCAGTGTAAAAATCAATACCACTCATGGAAATAGAAGGATCCCAATAATAGATTGGTTGTTCAGTACCTTCCTTTTGCGTAATGCCGTTGTTAATTTTCTTACCACTATACTCAAGACCGTAAGTGATATTTCCCCATCCATAGTTTTTTCCTGGCTGGATCAGATTAACTTCATCTCCACCTTTCGGGCCCATTTCAGCTTCCCAAAGTTGCCCTTTTTCATCCATTGCTAAACCTTGTGGATTTCTGTGACCATAAGAGTAGATTTCAGGTTTAAATTTGGAGTTGCCTATAAATGGATTCTCAGTTGCTGGTTTTCCTTCTTTGGTTATTCTTAATACTTTTCCTAAATATGCCAGAGGATCCTGTGCAAAAGGTCTCGTCTGTATATCCGAGCGTTCCCCTGTACTTACAAAAAGATTTCCTTCTCTATCAAAAAGCAGTCTGCTGCCGTAATGTAATTTCCCATCATAGGTTGGTGTGGCTCTGAAAATAACTTGTAGATTTTCAATCATTTTTTCATCTGCAGAAAGCCTTCCTTTCCCGACTGCGGTGTGATTTCCTCCTTCTACTGGTTCTGAAAACGTATAATAAATCATTCTGTTTGATGTAAAATCGGGATCTAAGGCAACGTCTAATAATCCACCTTGTGCTTTGGAATCGACTTTGGGGAAACCAGTGATTGTAGTCAATAGTTGTCCATCTTTCGAAAGAATACGCATAAACCCAGATTTCTCAGTTGTTATGAATCTTCCATCTGGCAGGTTGATAATTCCCCAAGGTTTCCCCAAGTTAGAATTGATGATTTCAACGTTATACGGTGTATTTGTTTTTAGACCTTTTACGCGGGATTGGCCAGTAAAAGCAGATTGGTAAGAAGGTGCGTTTTTATCGGCTGTTTCAGGATTTGGTAGCTGACCTTTCGGCGTTTCGTTATGGTCTTTATTTGATATTGTTTTTGAGTTACCGTTACAAGATGTTAACACCAAAAAAATCAAAAATATAGAAATAGTATCAGTTGGAGATTTCATAGAGAAATTATTTTTATGCACTATAATCAGCAACAAATAGCGTTCCGTGTTATTTATTTTAAGTTTTTTACAAAAATAAATTGTCAATTAAAAAAGTTGTTCTACATTTGTAGAGTTGAATATAGACTTGTAGAAATGAAACAGAGATTAACAGAAGCAGAAAAGGAGATCATGGAAATCCTATGGGATCGAAACACAGCTTTCATGAAAGATATATTAGACCTGTATCCTGAACCAAAGCCAGCATCAACTACTGTTGCGACTCTTTTAAAAAGGATGCAAACTAAAGATCTGGTAGGTTACAAAACGTTTGGGAATTCCCGAGAGTATTTTCCGAAAGTTGAAAAAGAAGTTTATTTCAATCATGAAATGACCTCAATGATTGACCGTTTTTTTAATAGTTCCGTTTCGCAGTTCGCTTCTTTTTTTGCGTCAAATAAAAAACTTTCTCAGTCGCAATTAAAGGATCTTCGGGATATCATCGATCATCAAATAAAAGATTAAAAACATGGAAACACTTATTTTAAAAATCCTTATATCTTCCTGTTTACTGATTGGGTTCTATTATGTGTTTTTAGAAAAGGACCGAACTTTTAAATTTAATAGGGTATTTCTTCTGACAACTTTACTTTTTGCTTATGCCGTTCCGTTTATTCCTTTCGGTTCCCGTCTTAAAACCATAGGTGAGTCTAACTTATTGATAGGTAATCCTTTGCCGATAATACCACAGTTAAATGGGTCCGAATCTACAAGTGTGGATTGGGTTAGGATTTTAATAATTGCCTATCTTTTGGTTTCTGCCTTATTTCTGATCAAGTTCATTTACGCTATTGCTAAGATTAAATTTGTGAAGGGAGAACAACGAAGATTAGGGGACCAGAAAGTGATGATTATAGAGAAAGATTACGCTCCGTTCAGCTTTTTGAGCACGATGTATTTCAATAAAAAATATTTCATTAATGATCAAATCGATGATCGCATATTTTTACACGAAAAGTGTCATATTCAAGAAAAACATAGTGCAGATATCCTCTTTGTTGAATTTCTAAAAATATTATCGTGGTTTAATCCTGCTTTATTTTTTTATAAGAAAGCGATGGTTGCCAATCATGAATTTCTAGCTGACGATTATGTTTTGCGACGCAATCATGATATTCGCAATTACCAACATTTGATTTTAAAAGAGATTAAATTTTCTCAACACTTTAACCTGACTCACCAATTCGATTTTAATAACACAAAAAAAAGATTTATTATGATGACTTCAAAAAATTCCAGATTTACCACATTGAAGAAAATTGCACTTCTTCCAGTACTCGTAATTTTATTTGTTTCTTTCACAAAGAAAAGTACCGGGCAAAACAATAGTGAAAATGATAAAAGAACTTCTTTTATAAAACAAGTGAAAGAAAGTTCAATTATACCGACGATCGCCAAAAAGAACGATGATACAGACCTTCTTTCCATAATTGCAAAAAGAACGGTGGAAAATCTAGCAGTCTCAGCAGATACTGTTCGTACTAAAGTAAAGCAGGCAGAAGTTGCTCCTGCCCCTGTCGCTCCACCGAAACCAGTAGAAGCACAGGGAGAAACTGTAGATATTTTACCAGAATTTCCAGGTGGAATTAATGCGTTTAGAAGTTTATTGGCAAGCAAATTTAATACTGCAATATTTAAAGGTGATGAAGGTTTAATTAAAGCGACAGTGTATACAAATATTGATGAGAATGGGAAGATGACTGATATTTTCGCGGAAGGTACAAACCAAAACTTCAATCGTGAAGCTGAAAGAGCTTTGACGATGATAAGTGCAGATCATGTCTGGATTCCCGCGAAGCTGCATGGCAAACCGGTGAAATATCGTTTTAAATTACCTTTGACAATGAAATTTGAAGGACCCGCTGTTCGGAAATAATAGTATTAGAAAGAGAAATAAACGAGATTTTATACATTAGTTTTAGGCCTCCAAATTGATTTTGGAGGTTTTTTTATGAAAAAATCAGCAAAATATATGGTAAATCTAACAGAGAACTTCTATTGCTATATATGATTTAGGAACACCATTGAATCTTTTCTTTTCCGTATTTTTGCAAGATGCAATTCAAACTTGAATCAGAATATAAACCTACTGGCGATCAGCCAAATGCCATAAAAAAACTCACCGAAGGTTTAGAAATCGGGGAAAAATACCAGACTCTTCTCGGAGTTACGGGTTCCGGTAAAACCTTTACTATAGCTAATGTCATAAATAATGTGCAAAAACCGACTTTGGTTTTAGCTCATAATAAGACTTTGGCAGCACAGCTTTTCATGGAATTCAAAGAATTTTTCCCTGAAAATGCCGTCGAATATTTTGTGTCTTATTACGATTATTATCAGCCGGAGGCATTTATTGCTTCTACCAATACCTATATTGAAAAGGATTTATCCATTAATGAAGAAGTAGAAAAGCTTCGGCTTTCTGCAACGGCCAGTTTACTTTCTGGTAGAAGAGATGTATTGATTGTTGCTTCAGTCTCTTGTATTTATGGGATTGGAAATCCTGCAGAGTTTCATAAATCATTAATTTCCATTGAAAAAAATCAAAAAGTAACGCGTACCAGTTTACTGCACTCTTTGGTTAATGCTTTGTATTCGAGAACGATCAATGAGTTTACCAGAGGTACTTTTAGAGTGAAGGGTGATGTAGTGGATGTTTTTCCAGCTTATGCCGACAACGCGATCAGAATTCAGTTTTTTGGTGATGAGATTGAAACCATTCAAAGTTTTGATCCAACTTCAGGAAACGTCATGCAGGTCTTTGATCAGATTCAGATTTATCCAGCAAATCTTTTTGTAACATCCAAAGAGACTCAGGTCAGCGCGATCAAAGAGATTCAGGATGACATGGTAAAACAGGTGGACTTCTTTAATGATATTGAAAAACCTTATGAAGCAAAACGCTTGCAGGAAAGAACAGAGTTTGATTTAGAAATGATGAAAGAGCTTGGTTATTGTAGTGGAATAGAAAATTATTCCCGCTATTTTGATGGCAGGTTACCGGGTTCTCGTCCATTTTGTTTATTAGATTATTTCCCCAAAGATTATTTGATGGTCATTGATGAAAGTCACGTGACGGTTTCTCAAGTACATGCCATGTATGGAGGTGACCGCAGTAGAAAAGAGGTTTTGGTGGAACACGGTTTCCGACTTCCTGCTGCGATGGATAACCGTCCGCTTAAATTTGAGGAATTTGAAGCGATACAGAATCAAGTGATTTATGTTTCTGCAACACCCGCGGATTATGAACTGGAAAAAACAGGTGGTGAATATATCGAACAGTTAATTCGTCCGACCGGTTTACTGGATCCCGTAATTGAAATTCGTCCTTCGTTGAATCAAATTGATGATTTAATGGAAGAAATTCAGAAGCGTGCAGAAGTTGATGAACGTACACTGGTCACAACCTTAACGAAGAAGATGGCCGAAGAACTGACTAAATATTTTACGAAGTTCGGAATTAGAACACGGTATATTCACTCTGATGTGGAAACTTTAGACCGTATTCAGATCATGCAGGATCTGCGTGTTGGTTTGTTTGATGTTTTAGTTGGTGTCAATTTATTAAGAGAAGGATTAGATCTACCCGAGGTTTCTTTAGTCGCAATTCTCGACGCTGATAAAGAAGGAATGCTACGTTCCAGAAGATCTATGACGCAGACCGTTGGTAGAGCAGCACGGAACTTGAATGGTAAAGCGATTTTATATGCTGATAAAATGACCAAATCCATGCAGGCTACAATCGATGAAACTGCATATCGCCGTCAGAAACAGATCGAGTACAATGAAAAGCATGGCATGGTTCCTACCGCTTTGAATAAGAAAATTTCTGAAGTGTTGGTCGGCCGAAGCAAAGATTTCCCAGATGAGAAATACACTCAGAAAGAAATTCTGCGAAAAGTGGCAGAACAAAAAGCGACTTATGGAAATGAGGATATCGAAAAATTAGTTGCTGAAAAACAAAAAGCAATGGAAAACGCTGCTAAAAACCTGGATTTCATTAAAGCTGCGAAGTTGCGAGATGAAATTAATGCCTTAAAAACAGAATGATTTTTTTAGCGCACGATAGATTTTCTATTAAGCGTAAGATTTGGTTTTATAATTCTTAAAGTCTTTGCTAATTTAATCTGACTAATACCGGTGTAAATTAAACACAATACTAAAAGAAAAAGAACTGATATTTTGTAGTAAAATTCCGCATTTATTTCTGAAGTCCAAGAAGTTATAGGTTTTAGAAAATGGGATCCTAGAATAGAGAATGGTAACGCAAAGTATGAGCGCCAATGATATGTTGAAAATTTCAGGACGGAAAATTCTTTTTTGTAAATAAAATTATTAATAATCAAATTGTAGAGAATAGTTCCATAACAAAATAGGTTGATGCCTAAAAATGCATATTTGATAAACGTAAGTATTACATCTTTGTTCAATTGCGAAGTTATAACACCTAAAATGAAAATAAAGAATGTTAAAGCAAGCGATTGTAAGATCCTAGTTGTGATTTCTCTTTTCCTGATCTTTTGCTCAAATCTTGTAATCAGTACATTTTCTATTTTTCGTAAAATATAGAAAGGATAAAAAGTGGTTAATTCCTCTTTCCAACTGTCTTTTGTCTTACTAAAAGCTTGCTCGAAAGTTAGACCTTCTGCCGTTTTCAGATCTGTAATCTGCGACACGAAATGGTCATGAACTTCCATGAGAATATCGACCGGAAGTTTTTTTGCAAAAAGGTAATTTTGAATTTCAGCCTTCTGTTTTTCTGTAATCATAGCTTAAAATCTATTTTTTGTTCCAGATGACGTACTGATTTTTTATATTCAACAAAATAATGATAACCGTAAATCCAGAAGAAAGCATAGACATTAAATATTAAAATTGAAATAAAAAGCCATTTATTAACTTGATGGTTGTTTACAAGGTTCATTAAAGAGAGATAATATTTGTCAAACCTATTGTCAAAATTTAAAAGAACAAGGGTGGGAATCATCAAATTGGCCATTAAAAAATAGTAGGCTCTCTTTTGCAAATAGCTGATATTGTTTTTACCATAAGGTGCAGAAGCTGTTTTAATTATTTTAAGATTAAAAAGTAGGATAATTAAGAAAATGATGACCGCTAAAGAATTGATGGTAAAAATAAAATTGGATGCCAGAGCCTTGTTATAAAACATTAATCCTAATGAAACAAGCAGGTAAGCAGCAAAATAAGGCAATGATTTTTTAAGAATTTCTACACCTGTTTTCCTAATGGTTTGGCGGTGAATTTTTGTATAGCTTTTTTCCCAGGCAAAGCGCCGACACATCTTCAGATCCCACTTCCATGATTTTTTGATCTCATTAAATGAAGTGTTGAAATCTTTATTTTCACATGTTGTCTTGTAGTCTACTTGTTCCAAAATATGATCTAAAATTTCACTTTTTAGATCTAAAGGTAAATTTTTATTACTCAGAAAGAGGGTGAGTTCATGTTTTTGTTGAGAAGTGATCATCTGCTAAAAATGGTATTGAGATTAAACAAATAACTTTTCATTTCCGTTTCCTGATCTGCTTGTTGACGCTTACCTTTCTCTGTTAAAAAATAGTATTTCCGGTCCCTGCCATTAACATTTTGCAAATGGGAATAAATAATTCCTTCGTTTTCTAATTTGTGTAATAGCGGGTAAAGCGCGCCTTCAGTCATTTCTAATTCGCCTTGCGTGAGTTCTTTTGCACGTTTGGTTAACTGGTATCCGTACATTTTTACTTCAGAAGAAAGTAATTTCAGGATGATATTTTGGAGGGTGCCTTTGTATAAAGCGTTCTTTTTTGCCATGGTAATTAGTATACCTTACAAATGTATGCATAAAATTATTAGGTATGTAGAAATGGTTGAATTATTTAAAAAAATAACCGGTCTTGTCCTAGAACTTATAAATCGTTTTCTTGGTTTTGGTCGGAGCAGCTTTACCTCTCAGTGGATTAAGTAATTCCATTAAACCGTTCATTTTTATTTCGTAGATGGTAGAAAGTTGCATGCCTAATTTTCCAGGCGGCATCCCTTGTCGTTGAAACCATTCCAGATAATTTATAGGGAGATTCACGATGAGAGTTCCTTTGTGCTTACCGAAAGGCATTTCAGTTTTGCAGATTTCTAGTAAAATTTCAGGACGGAGCTCAGGAATCATGTTATTTATATTAAATGGAAAGGTCTATTTTTTCTTCAATTTCTTTTGGTTCAGGCATAATTAGATCTCGCTCCTCGTTTGCAAATTCATCACGATATACCTGAATGAGCAAAACAGTAATGGAAATAAGAATGGGGCCGAAGATCAATCCCATAAATCCAAATAAATTAATTCCCATGATGATTCCAAAAACGGTATTCAGCGGGTGAATATTTTCGAGCTTTTTTAATAAAGTAAACCGCAGTAAGTTATCAGTTAAGCCAACTGCAATTAGACAGTATGCAGCAAGTCCTAACCCAGGTCCCATTTGTCCTTCTGCGATCATAAAGATGCAGACCGGCAAATAGACGACAGCTGCTCCGACAATAGGTAACATAGATCCAACACAGGTTAATGCAAAAAGTAGGATAGGACTTGGTGCCCCAAAAATGAAATATCCTATAACCGCAATAATTCCTTGACCTATCGCTACAACGGGAATACCGATTGCATTCGCAAGAACCATTTTACGAATTTTCTCTCCCAGTAAATTAACATTTGCACGTTTTAGTGGTGCAGAACTTTGTAGAAGTCTTTCGAATAAATGGG comes from the Chryseobacterium sp. SNU WT5 genome and includes:
- a CDS encoding AI-2E family transporter, which codes for MPNKVNQISETKIKQVFLLAVIIVLGGLICFHLALFIPAVLGAITLYVITRKYNLYLQDQKKWKPWVSSLVIIVGSLIILILPIYFIGDLLIEKLGNASAYMDKFNIFIDKIHDYIYSKTNIDILSKDNLTKLKDNVAKYSTSALSGTFNTLTVVASMYFILYFMLEKPHLFERLLQSSAPLKRANVNLLGEKIRKMVLANAIGIPVVAIGQGIIAVIGYFIFGAPSPILLFALTCVGSMLPIVGAAVVYLPVCIFMIAEGQMGPGLGLAAYCLIAVGLTDNLLRFTLLKKLENIHPLNTVFGIIMGINLFGFMGLIFGPILISITVLLIQVYRDEFANEERDLIMPEPKEIEEKIDLSI